The Bryobacteraceae bacterium genome includes a window with the following:
- a CDS encoding sugar transporter has translation MQPAARDAARPAPEGQNAMNQPQERMFVTTDGRNVAFVFALVSSLFLLWGFLNGMIDVMDKHFQDELGLTKAQSAWVQFAHYLGYFLMAVPAGWLASKHGYKAGIIAGLVIVAIGGFWFLPATEVHFMAKDGRVGPNVAFLAFLIGVCTIAGGLTFLETVANPYTTVLGHPRFAATRINLAQSMNGFGWIFGPMVGSVYFYSKDAAGRSTGSETLYIPYVASAVGVLVLAIVFYLTKMPDIKTTDEYHMDNGTPGVSHSIWTHPHFTLAVVAQFLYVAAQAGIFSFFINYMVEEPPSLPASWLQTMDGIAARGGILRDWLSGWLEPVDGGAACRITEKGAANLASVAFVFFLTGRFSGAAILRRFNAHRVLGTYGLMNVLATFLVFLKLGWFSVACVFLSYFFMSIMFPTIFALGIHGLGSRAKKASSFIVMAIMGGALLPKLMGFIADKSDMSRGFIVPMFCFLFVAFYGFRWPQFSKAESLTAAPSVRGH, from the coding sequence ATGCAGCCAGCCGCGCGCGATGCGGCGCGGCCGGCGCCTGAGGGACAGAACGCCATGAACCAACCGCAGGAACGCATGTTCGTCACCACGGACGGACGCAACGTCGCTTTCGTTTTCGCCCTTGTCAGCTCGCTCTTTCTCCTGTGGGGCTTCCTGAACGGGATGATCGACGTCATGGACAAGCACTTCCAGGACGAGCTCGGGCTTACGAAAGCCCAATCCGCCTGGGTGCAGTTCGCGCATTACCTCGGCTACTTCCTGATGGCCGTCCCGGCGGGCTGGCTGGCGTCGAAGCACGGCTACAAGGCTGGCATCATCGCGGGACTTGTCATCGTGGCCATCGGCGGATTCTGGTTCCTGCCGGCGACGGAAGTGCACTTCATGGCCAAGGATGGCCGCGTGGGACCGAACGTGGCGTTCCTCGCGTTTCTGATTGGCGTCTGCACCATTGCGGGCGGGCTCACGTTTCTCGAAACGGTCGCCAACCCGTACACCACCGTGCTCGGCCATCCGCGCTTCGCCGCCACGCGCATCAACCTCGCGCAGTCGATGAACGGCTTCGGCTGGATCTTCGGACCCATGGTTGGCAGCGTGTATTTTTACTCGAAAGACGCCGCCGGGCGCAGCACGGGCAGCGAAACGCTCTACATCCCTTACGTCGCCAGCGCCGTGGGCGTGCTCGTGCTGGCCATCGTCTTCTACCTGACGAAGATGCCCGACATCAAGACCACGGACGAGTACCACATGGACAACGGCACGCCGGGCGTGTCGCACTCCATCTGGACGCATCCCCATTTCACGCTGGCCGTAGTGGCGCAGTTCCTGTACGTCGCCGCGCAGGCGGGCATCTTCAGCTTCTTCATCAACTACATGGTGGAGGAGCCGCCCTCGCTGCCCGCCTCGTGGCTTCAGACGATGGACGGCATCGCCGCGCGGGGCGGCATCCTGCGCGACTGGCTCAGCGGCTGGCTCGAGCCGGTCGACGGCGGCGCGGCATGCAGGATCACCGAGAAAGGCGCCGCCAATCTGGCCAGCGTCGCCTTCGTCTTCTTCCTGACGGGCCGTTTCTCCGGCGCGGCCATCCTCAGGCGCTTCAACGCCCACCGGGTGCTGGGAACATACGGCCTGATGAACGTTCTGGCCACCTTTCTCGTGTTCCTCAAGCTCGGCTGGTTTTCCGTGGCCTGCGTGTTCCTGAGCTACTTCTTCATGTCCATCATGTTCCCCACGATCTTCGCCCTGGGCATCCACGGCCTCGGAAGCCGCGCCAAGAAGGCGTCGTCGTTCATCGTCATGGCCATCATGGGCGGCGCGCTGCTGCCGAAACTGATGGGCTTCATCGCCGACAAATCGGACATGTCGCGCGGCTTCATCGTGCCGATGTTCTGCTTCCTGTTCGTCGCGTTCTACGGCTTCCGCTGGCCGCAGTTCAGCAAGGCGGAGTCGCTCACCGCAGCGCCGTCGGTGCGCGGCCACTGA